A window of the Tunturibacter empetritectus genome harbors these coding sequences:
- a CDS encoding DUF1641 domain-containing protein, whose amino-acid sequence MAKPIAFKPITVDFKADLARKLEKAPEEHAEALLLAYDVLEEAHRKGLLSLLHGAIGAKDTIFNTLSKYAAQPEGIAAIRNLLTAAKILTELDPEVLDQLSKVMAHATKEHQAEREAPSLWQLASRATSEDSRRGLSFMTLVLSGLGRSLKN is encoded by the coding sequence ATGGCCAAGCCAATTGCTTTCAAACCGATCACTGTCGACTTCAAGGCGGATCTCGCCCGCAAGCTTGAGAAGGCTCCAGAGGAGCATGCCGAGGCGCTGCTGCTGGCCTACGATGTGCTCGAAGAGGCACACCGGAAGGGCCTGCTAAGCCTGCTGCATGGCGCGATCGGCGCGAAGGATACGATCTTCAACACGTTGTCGAAGTATGCGGCGCAGCCGGAAGGGATTGCGGCGATCCGTAATCTTTTGACCGCCGCGAAGATACTTACCGAACTCGATCCGGAGGTGCTGGATCAGCTCTCGAAGGTGATGGCTCATGCGACCAAGGAGCATCAGGCGGAGCGAGAGGCGCCGAGCCTGTGGCAGCTTGCCAGTCGGGCTACGAGTGAAGACAGCCGCCGCGGACTTTCGTTCATGACGCTGGTGCTCTCCGGACTGGGCCGGTCACTGAAAAACTGA
- the fdhF gene encoding formate dehydrogenase subunit alpha, translated as MATTKSLLNTPAEHTPNTQLTIDGLQVPGRSGELLIDLLNRRTAVNAQKPVPQVCYMKQMGPIESCDTCLMKVNGELARACSTRVVAGMKVETAGETVDIAQREAFDRILENHMLYCTVCDNNNQNCTIHNTTAVLDVKHQHREYRGKPYEKDMSNPFYRYDPDQCILCGRCVESCQNVQVNETLSIDWESANPRVLWDGGTQIEGSSCVSCGHCVTVCPCNALMEKSMLGEAGYLTDLPAATLNNMIDVVKGVEPPIGYGPILSLSEMESEMRNERTKRTKTVCTYCAVGCSFEVWTKERHILKIEPTHGPANGISTCVKGKFAWGHINADDRLVKPLLRDGESFREIEWSEALDIIEHTFKRIKNEHGADALAFIASSKCTNEESFVMQKLARAVIGTNNIDNCARYCQNPATMGLQRTVGYGGDSGSIADIEKAGLVLIVGANPAENHPVLCTRVKRSHKHRGQRLIVADLRKHEMAERADIFFRPNPSTDAVWMCAVSKYIIDSGLAKMDFVNKWVNHFDEFKKSLEPFTLEYAEKITGVPAATLTTVAHEIAAADGTCILFAMGVTQHCGGSDTATAISNLLLVTGNYMRPGAGAYPLRGHNNVQGASDYGSMPNVFSGYQHVDDPEVRAKFEADWGVTLPTTTGKDNHQMIEAILAGTLKSLYIKGEDTITSDSNANFVGSALEKLEFLIVQDINFSETCRFADLILPAATSLEKDGTFTSTERRIQRIYKAMEPLGESKADWEIIQLIANRMGGNWNYKHPSEIMDEVARLTPLFAGVSYTRLEGFDSQQWPVHADGTDSPLLFTEGFPFPDKKARFFPIEYIPPSEETSSVYDLHLNNGRLLEHFEQGSMTYRTPGIREITPNSWIEVSPELAAERGVTTGRFVQVTSPHGKARVQVLVSERVKGKQLYMTLNSVEEPVNRLTSSFTDRATHTPAFKETAVSMTVLPEQGENPLPRRNFRYGTRTPQPGLEIERKWARKDYHLPGTAAADKLVQITSTTV; from the coding sequence ATGGCAACTACGAAATCGCTGTTGAATACCCCCGCCGAGCATACTCCGAATACACAGTTGACCATTGATGGACTGCAGGTACCTGGCCGCTCCGGGGAGCTGTTGATCGACCTTCTGAATCGGCGTACCGCGGTGAACGCGCAGAAGCCTGTGCCGCAGGTTTGTTATATGAAGCAGATGGGGCCGATCGAGAGCTGCGATACCTGCCTGATGAAGGTGAATGGCGAGCTGGCTCGGGCGTGCTCGACCAGAGTCGTCGCAGGGATGAAGGTGGAGACCGCAGGCGAGACGGTCGATATTGCGCAGCGCGAGGCCTTCGACCGCATCCTCGAGAACCACATGCTGTACTGCACGGTGTGCGACAACAACAATCAGAACTGCACGATCCACAATACGACGGCGGTTCTCGATGTGAAGCACCAGCACCGCGAGTACAGAGGGAAGCCGTATGAGAAAGATATGTCGAACCCGTTCTACCGCTACGACCCGGACCAGTGCATTCTGTGCGGGCGTTGCGTGGAGTCGTGCCAGAACGTGCAGGTGAATGAGACGCTTTCAATCGACTGGGAGAGTGCCAACCCTCGTGTACTGTGGGATGGCGGAACGCAGATCGAAGGTTCCAGCTGCGTCTCGTGCGGACACTGCGTCACAGTCTGTCCCTGCAACGCGTTGATGGAGAAGTCGATGCTGGGCGAGGCGGGTTACCTGACCGACCTGCCGGCGGCGACGCTGAACAACATGATCGACGTGGTGAAGGGGGTCGAGCCGCCGATTGGGTATGGCCCGATCCTATCGCTCTCCGAGATGGAGTCGGAGATGCGCAACGAGCGCACGAAACGCACCAAGACTGTGTGTACCTACTGCGCGGTGGGATGCAGCTTTGAGGTGTGGACGAAGGAACGTCACATTCTGAAGATAGAGCCGACGCATGGACCGGCGAATGGAATCTCTACCTGTGTGAAGGGCAAGTTTGCGTGGGGCCATATCAACGCCGACGATCGGCTGGTGAAGCCGCTGCTGCGCGATGGAGAGAGCTTTCGCGAGATCGAGTGGAGCGAGGCGCTCGACATTATCGAGCACACGTTCAAGCGGATCAAGAACGAGCACGGGGCGGATGCGCTGGCGTTTATCGCCTCATCCAAGTGCACCAATGAAGAGAGCTTCGTGATGCAGAAGCTGGCGCGCGCGGTGATCGGGACCAACAACATCGACAACTGCGCTCGCTACTGCCAGAACCCTGCGACGATGGGGCTGCAGCGCACTGTGGGTTATGGCGGCGACTCGGGTTCGATTGCGGATATCGAAAAAGCCGGGTTGGTGTTGATCGTTGGGGCGAATCCCGCGGAGAATCATCCGGTGCTCTGCACGCGTGTAAAGCGGTCGCATAAGCATCGTGGGCAACGGCTGATCGTCGCCGACCTGCGCAAGCACGAGATGGCCGAACGCGCGGACATCTTCTTCCGGCCGAACCCTTCGACGGACGCAGTGTGGATGTGCGCGGTGTCGAAGTACATCATCGACAGTGGCTTGGCGAAGATGGACTTCGTCAACAAGTGGGTGAACCACTTTGACGAGTTCAAGAAGTCGCTTGAGCCATTCACATTGGAATATGCCGAGAAGATTACCGGCGTTCCCGCTGCAACATTGACCACGGTAGCGCATGAGATTGCGGCGGCGGATGGAACGTGCATCCTGTTTGCGATGGGCGTGACGCAACATTGTGGTGGGTCGGACACCGCGACGGCGATCTCGAATCTGCTGCTGGTCACTGGCAACTACATGCGGCCTGGGGCGGGTGCTTATCCGTTGCGCGGCCACAATAATGTGCAGGGAGCGAGCGACTATGGCTCGATGCCGAATGTCTTCAGCGGATACCAGCATGTGGACGACCCGGAGGTTCGCGCGAAGTTCGAAGCAGACTGGGGCGTTACGCTGCCGACAACGACGGGCAAAGACAATCACCAGATGATTGAGGCAATTCTGGCCGGGACGTTGAAATCGCTATATATCAAGGGCGAGGACACGATCACTTCGGACTCGAATGCGAACTTTGTCGGGAGCGCGTTGGAGAAGCTCGAGTTTCTGATCGTCCAGGACATTAACTTCTCAGAGACTTGCCGCTTTGCGGACCTGATCCTGCCCGCAGCGACCTCGCTCGAGAAGGACGGGACCTTCACCAGTACGGAGCGTCGCATTCAACGCATCTACAAGGCGATGGAGCCGCTGGGCGAGTCGAAGGCCGATTGGGAGATTATTCAGCTGATCGCGAACCGCATGGGCGGCAATTGGAACTACAAACATCCCTCCGAGATTATGGATGAGGTGGCGCGTCTGACTCCGCTGTTTGCCGGCGTGAGTTACACGCGGCTGGAGGGCTTCGACAGCCAGCAGTGGCCGGTACACGCAGACGGAACCGACTCGCCGCTCTTGTTTACTGAGGGCTTTCCTTTCCCTGACAAAAAGGCGCGATTTTTCCCGATCGAGTACATTCCGCCCTCGGAGGAGACGAGCTCGGTCTACGATCTGCACCTCAACAATGGCCGATTGCTGGAGCACTTCGAGCAGGGCAGCATGACTTACCGCACCCCCGGGATCAGGGAGATTACACCGAACAGCTGGATTGAAGTTTCGCCGGAGTTGGCGGCGGAGCGCGGCGTGACGACAGGCCGATTTGTGCAGGTGACCTCGCCGCACGGCAAGGCTCGGGTGCAGGTGCTGGTGTCGGAGCGCGTGAAGGGCAAGCAACTCTACATGACGCTGAACTCGGTGGAGGAGCCGGTGAACAGACTGACCAGCAGCTTTACTGATCGCGCGACGCATACGCCTGCCTTCAAGGAGACGGCGGTGAGCATGACGGTGCTGCCTGAGCAGGGGGAGAATCCTTTGCCGCGCCGAAACTTCCGCTATGGCACGCGAACGCCTCAGCCCGGTCTCGAGATTGAACGCAAGTGGGCGCGCAAGGACTACCACCTGCCGGGAACCGCTGCCGCCGACAAGCTCGTTCAGATTACTTCCACTACTGTTTAG
- a CDS encoding CCA tRNA nucleotidyltransferase has translation MSEHWGDNARYRAARGIVMSLRDAGYTAYFAGGCVRDLLLGVEAKDFDVATSATPDVVMGMFAKTYSVGAHFGVVLVCSPDEDGSEIATEVATFRHDGAYSDGRRPDAVRFSTDPREDVQRRDFTINGMLFDPLVGPGEEAILDFVGGREDLTKHQVRTIGVAKDRFAEDKLRMLRAVRFAARLEFEVDSATAAAIKELSGEIMQVSLERIRDELTLMLTEGHARRAFEMLYEFGLLQHILPEAVKMRGVQQPPQFHPEGDVWVHTMLLLEKLTPGVSPTLAWGALLHDIGKPATFRPPNPKKPGDRIRFDGHVEVGVRIAETILARLRFSNEETEQIVALVKNHMRFGDILQMRESTLKRFLRLPKFDEHLGLHWMDCMSAHGDLRLYDFAKERYEAAPVEEMRPKLLVTGRDLIAAGYRPSPQFKEMLEAAEDAQLEGVVMTTEEGLALVRERWGEPS, from the coding sequence ATGAGCGAGCATTGGGGCGATAACGCGAGGTACAGGGCGGCGCGAGGGATCGTGATGTCTCTGCGCGATGCGGGATATACGGCTTACTTTGCTGGCGGATGCGTGCGCGACCTGCTGCTTGGCGTTGAGGCGAAGGACTTCGATGTGGCGACCAGCGCGACGCCGGATGTGGTGATGGGGATGTTTGCGAAGACGTATTCCGTGGGGGCGCACTTTGGCGTGGTGCTGGTTTGCTCGCCGGATGAAGATGGCAGTGAGATTGCTACCGAGGTCGCTACATTTCGGCATGATGGGGCTTACAGCGATGGTCGAAGGCCGGATGCGGTGCGTTTTTCGACGGACCCGCGTGAGGATGTTCAGCGGCGCGACTTCACGATCAATGGAATGCTGTTCGATCCGCTGGTTGGGCCCGGCGAAGAGGCGATTCTCGATTTTGTGGGTGGACGTGAGGACCTGACGAAGCATCAGGTGCGGACGATTGGCGTCGCGAAGGATCGGTTTGCTGAAGACAAGCTGCGGATGCTGCGGGCGGTGCGGTTTGCGGCTCGGCTGGAGTTCGAAGTCGACTCTGCGACGGCTGCGGCGATCAAGGAGCTGTCAGGAGAGATCATGCAGGTCAGCCTGGAGCGGATTCGCGATGAGTTGACGCTGATGTTGACGGAGGGACATGCGCGGCGGGCGTTCGAGATGCTGTACGAGTTCGGACTGTTGCAGCATATTCTGCCGGAGGCGGTGAAGATGCGCGGGGTGCAGCAGCCGCCGCAGTTTCATCCGGAGGGCGATGTATGGGTTCACACGATGCTGCTGCTGGAGAAACTGACGCCGGGCGTGTCGCCGACGCTAGCCTGGGGCGCACTTCTGCACGACATAGGCAAGCCTGCTACGTTTCGTCCGCCTAATCCTAAGAAGCCGGGGGACCGCATCCGCTTCGATGGGCATGTTGAGGTGGGAGTTCGCATCGCCGAGACGATTCTTGCGCGGCTGCGATTTTCGAATGAGGAGACCGAACAGATCGTGGCGCTAGTGAAGAACCATATGCGCTTTGGAGATATTCTGCAGATGCGCGAATCGACGCTGAAACGGTTTCTTCGGCTGCCGAAGTTCGATGAACACCTTGGGCTGCACTGGATGGATTGCATGTCGGCGCATGGGGATTTGCGGCTGTACGACTTCGCGAAGGAACGCTATGAAGCGGCCCCGGTCGAAGAGATGCGGCCGAAGCTGCTGGTCACTGGGCGGGATCTGATTGCTGCGGGATATCGCCCGAGCCCGCAGTTCAAGGAGATGCTCGAGGCTGCGGAAGATGCTCAGCTTGAGGGCGTCGTGATGACCACCGAAGAGGGGTTGGCGTTGGTGAGGGAGCGGTGGGGTGAGCCCTCGTGA
- the tsaD gene encoding tRNA (adenosine(37)-N6)-threonylcarbamoyltransferase complex transferase subunit TsaD, with protein MRESPHGGQTNGQTTGERTVLGTGLGTGLILGIESSCDETAAAVVRAGSEALSNVVASQISLHANYGGVVPELASREHLRNIVPVVREAIARASVAAGHPITFADLDAVAVTAGPGLAGALLVGITYAKALTFGLDKPLISVNHLEGHIHAVLMETRQRSEIPMELPLLALVVSGGHTHLYLATHEQGSETWTYHNVGRTVDDAAGEAYDKVAKLLGLGYPGGPWIDALAPHGNPRAVPFNFGEIKHRAPRPGVTNKKAPASNAGPHFDFSFSGIKTAVLRYVETHNMRDSIEVRRTTLAANPTLTPKSEAIVNLCDQQTLDLIASFQYAVVGNLQRQAFSAAESLGARSIVVSGGVAANSELRRRLQAEADRRNLPIAFPSLALSTDNAAMIAAAAWPKLVARDFATEDLGAAPQLRLGQQ; from the coding sequence ATGCGCGAAAGCCCCCACGGTGGCCAGACGAACGGCCAAACAACTGGCGAAAGGACAGTCCTCGGCACAGGCCTCGGCACTGGCCTCATCCTCGGCATCGAAAGCTCCTGCGACGAGACTGCGGCCGCCGTGGTCCGCGCCGGCAGCGAAGCCCTGTCCAACGTCGTCGCCTCGCAGATATCGCTCCACGCAAACTACGGCGGCGTCGTCCCCGAGCTTGCCTCCCGCGAACATCTCCGCAACATAGTTCCCGTTGTCCGCGAAGCCATAGCCCGCGCCAGCGTTGCGGCCGGCCATCCAATCACCTTCGCCGACCTGGACGCCGTAGCCGTCACCGCCGGCCCAGGCCTCGCCGGAGCGCTCCTCGTCGGCATCACTTACGCGAAGGCCCTGACCTTCGGCCTCGACAAGCCACTCATCTCCGTCAACCATCTCGAAGGCCACATCCACGCCGTCCTTATGGAGACGCGCCAGCGAAGCGAGATCCCCATGGAACTTCCCTTACTCGCGCTCGTCGTCTCCGGTGGCCACACGCACCTCTATCTCGCCACGCACGAGCAGGGAAGCGAAACGTGGACTTACCACAACGTAGGCCGCACCGTAGACGACGCCGCCGGCGAAGCCTACGACAAGGTTGCCAAGCTCCTCGGCCTCGGCTACCCGGGCGGCCCCTGGATCGACGCTCTCGCCCCACACGGCAATCCACGCGCCGTCCCCTTCAACTTCGGCGAGATCAAACATCGCGCCCCGCGCCCCGGAGTTACCAACAAAAAAGCCCCCGCCAGCAACGCAGGCCCGCACTTCGACTTCTCCTTTAGCGGCATCAAAACCGCAGTCCTTCGCTACGTCGAAACCCACAACATGCGCGACAGCATTGAAGTCCGCCGAACCACCCTCGCAGCCAATCCCACGCTAACGCCTAAGTCCGAAGCCATAGTAAACCTCTGCGACCAGCAGACCCTCGACCTCATCGCCTCCTTCCAGTACGCCGTCGTCGGCAACCTCCAACGCCAGGCGTTTTCAGCTGCTGAATCTTTGGGGGCGCGATCGATCGTCGTCTCCGGCGGAGTCGCCGCCAACAGCGAACTGCGCCGCCGCCTCCAGGCCGAAGCCGACCGCCGCAACCTCCCTATCGCCTTCCCGTCTCTGGCCCTCTCCACCGACAACGCCGCCATGATCGCCGCCGCCGCCTGGCCAAAGCTGGTCGCCCGAGACTTTGCCACCGAAGACCTCGGCGCAGCCCCTCAGCTCCGCCTCGGCCAGCAGTAA
- the cysS gene encoding cysteine--tRNA ligase has translation MATIELFNTLGGKIETLAPVDQKALRMYCCGPTVYDYGHIGNFRTFLHVDVLRRVIRQQGIPVEHVMNITDVDDKIIRNAAAAGVPIAQYTKKFEDAFFEDLDALGIQRPEHISHATACIPDMVGLIEQLAAKDIAYQAEDGSWYFRIARFPDYGKLSKKDFDGIEDGARVDIDEYEKDAARDFALWKAVKPAINGIQEQSWDTALGIGRPGWHIECSAMATKFLGDNIDLHTGGEDLMFPHHENEIAQSESASGKPFVRHWMHVRFLLVEGKKMSKSEGNFYTLRDLLLKGYRASAIRFLLISVPYRHQMNFTFDSLIESTNAIDRLRTFHQRMVKGGFPQGCDQALSLLTDEARMAYTIALANDLNTAEARAAIFDLVRAANTAADNGTLRNENATEIIQLLELFDGVFAVLEDRDAAITRAALTWAEAEGRIDEAAPELVATLAFSDAAIDALVAERTQAKKTRNFARADAIRNDLLQKGILIEDSKDGVRWKRK, from the coding sequence GTGGCAACCATAGAACTCTTCAACACCCTCGGCGGAAAGATCGAAACCCTCGCCCCCGTCGACCAAAAAGCTCTGCGAATGTACTGCTGCGGCCCCACCGTCTACGACTACGGCCACATCGGCAACTTCCGCACCTTCCTCCACGTAGACGTCCTGCGCCGCGTCATTCGCCAGCAGGGTATCCCCGTCGAGCACGTCATGAACATCACCGACGTAGACGACAAGATCATCCGCAACGCCGCAGCCGCCGGCGTCCCCATCGCCCAGTACACCAAGAAGTTCGAGGATGCGTTCTTCGAGGACCTCGACGCCCTCGGCATCCAGCGCCCCGAGCACATCTCCCACGCCACCGCCTGCATTCCCGACATGGTGGGTCTCATCGAGCAGCTCGCCGCCAAAGACATCGCCTATCAGGCCGAAGACGGCAGCTGGTACTTCCGCATCGCCCGCTTCCCGGACTACGGCAAGCTCTCCAAAAAAGACTTTGACGGTATCGAAGACGGAGCCCGCGTCGACATCGACGAGTACGAGAAAGACGCAGCCCGCGACTTTGCCCTCTGGAAGGCAGTAAAACCCGCCATCAACGGAATCCAGGAACAATCCTGGGACACAGCCCTCGGCATCGGCCGCCCCGGCTGGCACATCGAATGCTCCGCCATGGCCACCAAGTTCCTCGGCGACAACATCGACCTCCACACCGGCGGCGAAGACCTCATGTTCCCGCACCACGAGAACGAGATTGCCCAGTCCGAATCCGCCTCCGGCAAACCCTTCGTCCGCCACTGGATGCACGTCCGCTTCCTGCTCGTCGAAGGCAAGAAGATGTCCAAGTCCGAGGGCAACTTCTACACTCTGCGCGACCTGCTCCTCAAAGGCTACCGCGCCTCTGCCATCCGCTTCCTTCTCATCTCCGTGCCCTACCGCCACCAGATGAACTTCACCTTCGACAGCCTCATCGAATCGACCAACGCCATCGACCGCCTGCGCACCTTCCACCAGCGCATGGTGAAGGGCGGCTTCCCACAGGGATGCGATCAGGCCCTCTCGCTGCTCACCGACGAGGCAAGGATGGCCTACACCATCGCCCTCGCGAACGACCTCAATACCGCCGAAGCCCGCGCCGCCATCTTCGACCTCGTTCGTGCAGCCAACACGGCCGCGGACAATGGAACGCTGCGCAACGAAAATGCGACAGAGATCATTCAGCTCCTTGAACTCTTCGACGGAGTCTTCGCCGTCCTCGAAGACCGCGACGCCGCCATCACTCGCGCCGCGCTCACCTGGGCCGAAGCCGAGGGTCGCATCGACGAGGCCGCTCCTGAGCTCGTCGCCACTCTGGCCTTCTCCGACGCCGCCATCGACGCCCTCGTCGCCGAACGCACTCAGGCCAAAAAGACCCGTAACTTCGCCCGCGCCGACGCCATCCGCAACGACCTGCTCCAAAAGGGCATCCTAATTGAAGACTCCAAAGATGGCGTTCGCTGGAAGAGAAAGTAA
- a CDS encoding formate--tetrahydrofolate ligase gives MTKDLLPIEAIVKKLNLPEKYVERLGRYGAKLTLDLLDDPAFPVRGKFILVTATTPTLSGEGKTVTSIGLVQGLEKIGKKAIITSREPSLGPVFGMKGGAAGGGRSQVEPAEKINLHFHGDFHAITSAHNLLAALIDSHLFHGNDLDLDPDAITWPRTLDMNDRALRHIIVQAGGKRDGANRHTGFLITAASEIMAIMTLASSREDLRTRLGRIVIGATRSGKPVLAEDLKATGPMMALLNEAILPNLVQTTEGTPALVHCGPFANIAHGTSSVLSQQMGLRLADYVVNETGFASDLGFEKYMDIVMPSSGIKPSAAVLVTTVQSVRNQGAGDLEAGFENLKKHIAIVRGFNLPAIVAINRFPNDTDEELKFLEKYCEAQGAAFALSEAFTKGGPGAAALAEKVVSVIAANPNVSPTSTYTSNASPLEKITAVAQKVYGAANVELSSQAEEKLARFTKWGYGALPVCIAKTQYSLTDDPKLMGAPTGWTLHISDVVLSAGAGFLVVISGSMMLMPGLPKSSRAMDINVDAAGEITGMS, from the coding sequence ATGACCAAAGATCTTCTCCCCATCGAAGCCATCGTCAAAAAACTCAATCTGCCCGAGAAGTACGTCGAACGCCTCGGCCGCTACGGTGCAAAGCTCACGCTCGATCTCCTCGACGACCCCGCCTTCCCCGTACGCGGCAAGTTCATCCTTGTCACTGCGACCACACCCACGCTCTCAGGCGAAGGCAAGACCGTCACCTCCATCGGTCTCGTGCAGGGTCTCGAAAAGATCGGCAAGAAAGCCATCATCACCTCGCGCGAACCCTCCCTCGGTCCCGTCTTCGGCATGAAGGGTGGAGCAGCAGGCGGCGGCCGCTCGCAGGTGGAGCCAGCCGAAAAGATCAATCTCCACTTCCACGGCGACTTCCACGCCATCACCTCCGCGCACAATCTCCTCGCGGCGCTCATCGACTCGCACCTCTTCCACGGCAACGATCTCGACCTCGATCCCGATGCCATCACCTGGCCGCGCACGCTCGATATGAACGACCGGGCCCTTCGCCACATCATCGTGCAGGCAGGCGGAAAGCGCGACGGAGCCAACCGTCACACCGGCTTTCTCATCACCGCCGCCAGCGAGATCATGGCCATCATGACGCTGGCCTCCAGCCGAGAAGATCTCCGCACCCGTCTCGGCCGTATCGTCATCGGCGCCACTCGCTCCGGCAAACCCGTCCTCGCCGAAGACCTTAAAGCCACAGGCCCCATGATGGCGCTCCTCAACGAAGCCATCCTGCCGAACCTCGTCCAGACCACCGAAGGGACGCCTGCCCTCGTGCATTGCGGCCCCTTCGCCAATATCGCTCACGGCACCAGCTCCGTCCTCTCCCAGCAGATGGGTCTCCGCCTCGCAGACTACGTCGTCAACGAAACCGGCTTCGCCTCTGACCTCGGCTTCGAAAAGTACATGGACATTGTCATGCCGTCGTCCGGCATCAAGCCCTCCGCCGCCGTTCTGGTCACCACGGTGCAGTCGGTTCGCAACCAGGGCGCAGGCGACCTCGAAGCCGGCTTCGAAAACTTGAAGAAACACATCGCCATCGTGCGCGGCTTCAACCTCCCCGCCATCGTAGCTATCAACCGATTCCCAAACGACACCGACGAAGAGTTGAAGTTCCTCGAGAAATACTGCGAGGCGCAGGGCGCAGCCTTCGCGCTTTCGGAAGCCTTCACCAAAGGCGGACCCGGAGCCGCCGCCCTCGCCGAGAAGGTTGTCAGCGTCATCGCTGCAAACCCCAACGTCTCGCCAACCAGCACCTACACGTCTAACGCCTCACCGCTCGAGAAGATCACCGCCGTCGCGCAAAAAGTGTACGGCGCAGCGAATGTAGAACTCTCGTCCCAAGCCGAGGAAAAACTCGCCCGCTTCACAAAGTGGGGTTACGGCGCGCTTCCCGTCTGCATCGCCAAGACGCAGTACTCCCTCACCGACGACCCAAAACTGATGGGGGCCCCCACCGGCTGGACCCTCCACATCTCCGACGTCGTTCTCTCCGCAGGCGCAGGCTTTCTCGTCGTCATCTCCGGCTCCATGATGCTGATGCCTGGCCTGCCCAAATCCTCCCGCGCGATGGACATCAACGTCGATGCAGCAGGTGAGATCACTGGCATGTCCTAA
- a CDS encoding cupin domain-containing protein: MRRFLLAAICVAGMGVLQAATPAATDARAKELIRTLKLSLLPKESGYLGIIGVSALRVNIGGRMLAVQSQNYYMLTREKPINYLHWLEPDDTHILVEGGPVDYFIFHPNGQVEKVTLGFDYAAGQRPVVAVPGGCWKALRLHDGARYALMVNTLSPEFTPDRVRIGEGAAWLKRFAGAAPWATPEKLREFIGPNWIP, translated from the coding sequence ATGAGGCGATTTTTACTCGCGGCGATATGTGTGGCGGGGATGGGCGTATTGCAGGCTGCGACTCCTGCCGCGACCGATGCGCGGGCGAAGGAGTTGATTCGCACGCTGAAGTTGTCGCTGCTGCCGAAGGAGTCGGGGTATCTCGGGATCATCGGCGTTTCAGCGCTGAGAGTGAATATCGGCGGTCGCATGCTTGCGGTACAGAGCCAGAACTACTACATGCTTACGCGGGAGAAGCCGATCAATTATCTGCATTGGCTGGAGCCGGATGATACCCACATTCTGGTGGAGGGAGGTCCAGTGGACTACTTCATCTTTCATCCGAATGGGCAGGTCGAGAAGGTGACATTAGGGTTTGATTATGCGGCAGGACAGAGGCCGGTGGTTGCTGTGCCGGGTGGTTGCTGGAAGGCGTTGCGGCTACACGATGGAGCGAGATACGCGCTGATGGTGAATACACTTTCGCCTGAATTTACTCCGGATCGCGTGAGGATTGGCGAGGGCGCAGCGTGGTTGAAGCGGTTTGCTGGTGCGGCGCCGTGGGCTACGCCAGAAAAGCTGCGGGAGTTTATTGGACCGAACTGGATTCCATGA
- a CDS encoding EamA family transporter gives MPVNSAPNRTRILLCFACVYLFWGSTYLAMRYGVEVLPPFVLGSVRFLMAGVLMLGAAAVLKKKMWPNRQELVRLVIIGVLMLGCGNTSVIWAEQYLPTGLAALLVAVVPLYAALIEIVLPRGEGLRAKGWVGICIGFAGIVFLLWPGLREGLRGDSRQIVAAGVTLGGAMCWTSASVISRRSTFRISGFAAAGWEMLFGGVFNALMMVATKGYHGAQWGLQAWASTLYLVAFGSILTYSAYVYLLDHVAVSKVATYAYVNPVIAVILGVILLKERFVAVEYVGMAAILVAVFLVTSSKMKSGAATAVDEDVAAGLEA, from the coding sequence ATGCCCGTCAATTCTGCGCCAAATCGAACGCGGATTCTGCTGTGCTTTGCGTGCGTGTATCTCTTCTGGGGATCGACGTATCTGGCGATGCGGTATGGGGTGGAGGTGCTGCCGCCGTTTGTGCTGGGGAGCGTGCGCTTTCTGATGGCGGGTGTGCTGATGCTGGGGGCGGCGGCTGTGCTGAAGAAGAAGATGTGGCCGAACCGGCAGGAGTTAGTGCGGCTGGTCATCATCGGTGTGCTGATGCTGGGGTGTGGGAATACGTCGGTGATCTGGGCGGAGCAGTATCTTCCGACGGGGCTGGCGGCGCTGTTGGTGGCGGTAGTCCCTTTGTATGCGGCGCTGATCGAGATTGTGTTGCCCAGGGGTGAAGGGTTGAGAGCGAAGGGGTGGGTTGGGATCTGCATCGGGTTCGCGGGCATTGTGTTTCTGTTGTGGCCCGGGTTGCGGGAGGGGTTGCGTGGCGATTCGCGGCAGATCGTCGCAGCGGGAGTGACGCTGGGGGGAGCGATGTGCTGGACGAGCGCGTCGGTGATCTCGCGTCGGTCGACGTTTCGGATTAGCGGGTTCGCGGCGGCGGGGTGGGAGATGCTGTTTGGCGGCGTGTTCAACGCGCTGATGATGGTGGCGACGAAGGGATACCACGGGGCGCAGTGGGGGTTGCAGGCCTGGGCTTCGACGCTCTATCTGGTGGCGTTCGGATCGATTCTTACTTACAGCGCTTATGTCTACCTGCTGGATCACGTTGCGGTATCGAAGGTGGCGACTTATGCATATGTGAATCCGGTGATCGCGGTGATTCTTGGGGTGATCCTGCTGAAAGAGCGTTTTGTTGCGGTGGAGTATGTAGGGATGGCGGCGATCCTGGTGGCGGTGTTTCTGGTGACCAGCTCGAAGATGAAGAGTGGCGCGGCGACCGCGGTGGACGAGGATGTCGCCGCTGGGCTGGAGGCTTAG